In the genome of Dehalogenimonas sp. THU2, the window TTACCAGATCAAAAGATATCGCCGTCATATTATCCTCAAAATAAATCCACCAGGTAACGCCTCAGGAGGTAGTGAATAACCGCCAGTAAAACAGCGAAAAGCAGCACGAACAGTATGGTCCCCCAACTCCACCCGGCGATAAAAAGACCGATCGATGTGGCCGCCGCGGGAGGGTGCTCCGTATTGGTCGCGGCCATCAGGAACATAGCCAGGGCAAAAGTTACGGCAAGGCCAAAGGCAGTCACCAGTGTCGAACCTTCAATTAAACCCGTTAATTGTCCGCTGAAGAGCAAATGACAGGCGGTGCCGGAAACCAGCCCAACCGCGTGACCGCCAATGAGTCGCCGCGGACGGGCGGTAATTGAATGTGGCATGGAAAAAACTATAAAGCCACTGGCGCCAAGCGCGGCGACGATGACTACCTGGGTCATCCGTTCCACCAGCAGGAGAACCAGGAAAAAGACCCCTAACCCAAGCAGACTCTGGATGATGTAAGGGCGGGGATTCTTTTTAAAATGGGGGTCGATCAACTCCATGAGCTCAAATCCCCGGAGGCCGGTTCTCATCCAGCCAGTCCTGAAGGATGACCGCCGCGGCGACGGCATCATCCCTCTCTTTGGAATAAAAACCCTTTTTCTTTTTGCGGTTGGCTTTCATGATCTCTTTGGCACCCGCGGTTGAAAATCGTTCGTCCTGGAAAAGGATCGGAGAGTCGGTCAGGGACGCCAGACGCTGGGCGAACTGCTGCACGCGTTCAGCCTGGGTGCCGACGACGCCGGTAAGCATACGCGGCAATCCGACGATCACCTTGCTTGCCCGGTGTTCGTCGATGAGTTTCACCACCGCCTCAGCGTCGGTGATCTCATCCCTGCGCTCCAATATGGTCAGCGGCCGCGCGATGATGCCCATCGGGTCGGAAAGCGAAACACCCACCCACTTATCGCCGACGTCCAGACCGATGACGCGCTCAAGCACGAAATACTACCTGATGAACTCACTGACCGCAGCCAGAGCGGTCTGAAGCTGTTCTTTGTCCCGGCCGCCGCCCTGAGCCAGGTTCGGCTTGCCACCACCGCCGCCCCCGGCGATCTGCGAGAGTCTCTTAATAATGTTACCGGCATGATAGCCCTTATCCACCATATCCGGGGTGACCGCGGCCAGGAATACCGGTTTGTCCGCCCAGACCGAGCCGAGGACGATCACCGCAGAACCGAGTTTTTCACGCAAAACGTCGGTCATATCCCGCAGGGTATCCATGTTGGCTTCGGCAACAGAAGCGACGAGGAGCTTGCCGCCCACAACGTCACGGGCGCTGCCGATTAGGGATAAAGCGTCTTTCTTCGCCAGGTCCCGCTGCAGACCGGTGATGGCACTTTTTTCAGCGTCGATCTCCGCCTGAAGATGCGCGATCTTCTCGTTAAACGACTTGAAATGATCCCGTAGGTAAGCCTCGGCGCCGCGGCCAGTGACCGCCTCGATACGGCGGAGTCCCGCGCCGACGCTGGACTCGCTCACAACCTTGAAAAGGCCGATCTCGCCGGTGGATTTGATGTGGGTGCCACCGCATAGCTCGGCGGAAACCGGTTTGTTAGCGCCGATGGACAGCACCCGCACTTTCTCGCCGTATTTTTCGCCGAAAAGCGCGGTTACGCCCTGTTTGAGCGCGTCCTGGTATCCGGTCTCGGTGGCGGACACCGGATGATTCTCCCGGATGCGCTCGTTGACCAGGTCTTCCACACGAACGATCTCCTCCGGGGAGACGCCTTTAAGATGGGAGAAATCGAATCGCAGCCTGTCAGGGGTGACGATCGATCCCCGCTGCTGCACGTGCTCCCCCAGCACGTCACGCAGGGCTGCCTGCAGCAGATGCGTGGCGGTGTGATTGCGGGCAATGTCATAGCGGCGGGGGCCGTTCACGCGGGACATGGCCTCGTCGCCCATGCGGATGATGCCGCGGCTGACATAGCCCTGGTGTACGGTTACGCCGGGACTCAACGGCATGGCGCTGGTCACGACAAAGGTATTATCGCCGACGGTGATCTCTCCGATATCGCCTACCTGGCCGCCCATCTCGGCGTAGAAGGCCGTTTTATCCAGGATAATGCCGCCCTGTTCGCCTTCACTGAGTGAATCGACCTGATCGTTGTTCTTAATCAAGCCGTCGACGGTGCCATACTGGGACAGGCGGTCATAGCCGGTAAAACAGGTGGCGCCGAAAACATGGCCGCCGTGGCTTTCCTTATCCAGTACGAACTTGGCCCCCGCCCTGGCCTTCTCCCTCTGGCGGGCCATCTCATAGTTGAAGCCCTCGGAATCGACCTCGAAGCCGTGTTGCGCGGCGATCTCCACGGTCAGGTCCAGCGGGAAACCGTAGGTATCGTACAGTTTGAACGCCTGCTCGCCGGTGACCTTGCGCCGCAGCCGGCTCTCATCCCCGGCCATCATGTCCTCCAGGAGTTGCATACCGGTGAACAGGGTCTCGGCAAAGCGGGATTCCTCCCGCGCAACCAGTTCGATGATGAAATCGCGGCGTGACGTAAGTTCGGGGTATACCTTGCCCATGTGCTCGATGACCGCCTCGATGAGGGGCACCATGAACGGCTGTTTCAACCCGATCATGCGCCCGAAGAGCGCCGCCCGGCGCAGCAGCCGCCGCAGCACGTAACCCCGGCCTTCGTTAGATGGGATGACGCCATCGGCGATGAGGAAGGTGATGCCGCGGGAATGCTCGGCGATGATGCGCATCGCCCGGTCGGTCTCCCCGTTCCCCCCGTATTTTTTGCCGGAGACCTCGGCGACCCTGCCGAGCAGGTAGTCGAAGCGATCGGTCTGATAGACGGTGGACTTGCCCTGCATGATGGCGGTGAGGCGTTCCAGCCCCATTCCGGTGTCGATGTTGGGGCGTGGCAGGGGGGTGCGGGCACCGGCGGTGTCCTGGTTGAACTGCATGAACACAAGGTTCCATATCTCGCAGAAGCGGCCGCATTTGCAGGCCGGACCGCAAGCCGGATCATCACAACCGGCTTCCTCACCGAAGTCGTAATGAATCTCGGAACAGGGGCCGCAGGGACCGGAATCACCGGCCGGGCCCCAGAAGTTGTCCTTTTCACCCAGGCGGACGATACGTTCAGCCGGCACACCCTTGTCCAGCCAGAATCGGATAGCCTCGTCGTCGTCCAGGTAGACAGTTACCCACAGGCGCTCTTTGGGTATCTTGAGCCGCTCGGTGACGAACTCCCAGGCAAAATCGATGGCTTCTTTCTTGAAATAATCCCCCACCGAGAAATTGCCCAGCATCTCGAAGAAGGTCAGGTGGGATGAATCCCCGACTGAATCTATATCCGTGGTGCGGAAACACTTCTGAGTGGTGGTCAGGCGAACCGCCGGCGGTTTTTCCCTGCCCAGGAAGTAGGGCTTGAACTGCACCATGCCCGCGGTGGTCAGCAGCAGTGTGGGGTCTCCGTGGGGGATCAGTGAAGCGGAGGGCATGATCTTGTGCCCTTTCTCCGCGAAATATTCGAGAAAAAGCTGGCGTAATTCGTCACCGGTCATGGGCATAATAGTTCAGCACCTGTCGAAGATTGATTTAAGATAAGATTGTAGGCGAGGGGTATGGGTATGTCAATTTAACCGGAAGCTGTCAGCTTTCGGCAACGGTCCAGCGACCGATAAGGGAAAGGGGGATTTCGATTCAACGGCGCTTCATTCTGCTTGTTGTGGCATTGGATTGCTTCGGCGTAGCCCTTCGACAAGCTCAGGACAGGCCTCGCAATGACTGGTTGTTGGGAAAGGATTGGAATCGTGCCGGGTTATTTCCCCTTCGCCGCCCAGGCAACGTTTGCCTTCAGCCAGCCTTCCGGATTGCCGGTATCGTACCGGGTGCCTTCGAACTCACAGGCGTACACGGGTTGGGTTTCCAGGATGATGCGGATGGCATCGGTGAGCTGGATCTCTCCACCCTTGCCCGGTTTGGTGGCGGCGATGGCGTCGAAGATCTCCGGCATGAGGATGTAGCGGCCGACGATGCCCAGGTTGGAGGGCGCGTCCTCCGATTTCGGCTTCTCCACCAGGTCCTTTACTTTATACACGCCCGGCGCCACTGTTTCGGCGTCGATGATGCCGTAGCGGCAGGTGTGTTCTGGCAAGCACTTCTCCACCAGGAGGATATTGCCGGGATGCTTTTTGTAAACTTCCAGCATCTGCTTCAGGACCGGCACCTCGGAATCGACGATGTCGTCGGGCAGTATCACGGCAAAGGGTTCATCGCCGACCGCATCCTTTGCCGTGCCCACGGCGTGCCCCAGTCCGAGCGGCGCCGACTGATAGACGCTGCTGAAGTGCGCCATCTTAGGCAGGGCGCGGATCTGACGTAGGTTGGCCGCATCCCCCTTGGCTACCAGAAAGGTTTCCAGCGCGGGGGCCGGGGTAAAGTAATCGACGATGGCCTCCTTGCCGCGGGCGATGATGAAGACGATATCTTTAATGCCGGAAGAAGTGATCTCCTCCACGTTGTAATGGATAAGAGGCTTGGACAGCAGCGGCAGCATCTCCTTGGGTACGCTTTTGGTGATAGGTAAAAAGCGGGTGCCCGCGCCTGCGGCCACGATGACAGCTTTCTTCACATGTGTCACAGATTCAATTCCTCCCTGGCGTATAACGCGGCGCCGATGGCCCCGGCCTCAACGCCCAGGGCAGCCGGGACAATCTTCACCCGCCCCGCCGGCAGTTTGAAGGCGTGTTCGGCGACGAAACGGCGCACCGGTTCAAACAGCATGTCCCCGGTCTGACTGACGCCGCCGCCGATGACGATCATCTCCGGGTTAAAAATGTTCACAATGTTGGCGACGCCGATGCCCAGGCGGCGCATGGCTTCATTGAAAACTTCCCGGGCCAGATCGTCGCCATCCGACGCGGCTCCGGCGACATCCTCCGCGGTCAATACATCGTTCTCGAGGAGTATCCGGCCCAAGCTGGACCGCCGGCCTTCACTAAGTAACCTCGTGGCTTCACGGGCGATGGCGGTGCCGGAGGCGTTCTGCTCCAGGCAGCCGAAAGAGCCGCAGGTGTCAGGGGGACCGTTCATGTCGATCGTGGTATGACCGAATTCCCCGGCGGAACCATCGGCGCCCTGGTACAGCTTACCGTCGATGATGATGCCGCCGCCGACGCCGGTGGAGACGGTGAGAAAGATCATGTGACGCGTGCCCCGCCCGGCGCCCAGCCGGTGTTCGGCCAGCGCCGCGGAACTGGCGTCGTTGATCATCACGGCCGGAAGATGATAGCGTTCGGCCAGCATGTCCCGCAGCGAGGTATGATTGGTGGCGGTCAGGTTGGGGGAATTGGTGACGACGCCGCGCTTGAGATCGATCGCCCCGGCGACGGCGAGGGCTACCGCGACGGGGGGTTCGGCCGCAGCACCGAGCACCTCGTCGAGGGCGCCGCACAGGCGGCCCAATATAGCATCGAGGCTGCCGGCGCCTTCGGACTCCCTTTTGACCCGATGCCGGAGACAGCCGTCCGGCCCCACGGTCCCGGCCAGCACCTTGGTGCCGCCCAGATCCGCGACCAGAACCGTCCCGCTTTTATTCATATCTGAAATTATAAGACCCGGCAGGACAGGGCGCAACCGGGTGTATCATCATCTGAGGCAGAGGTCGAGTCCATTGTATTTCAAACCCACCAGCCGCCACTTAACTCAAAGAAAAAAAGAGAGGAGGCCGAATGGCCTCCTCTCTTTTATCCAAACACCAGGATAAGCTAGTAGTCCGTTCCCTGGATATAACTCCTTAGAGTAGCTGGATCGGACTCTATCCAATCCGGCCTCATCATCTCGTTGTCCTCGTGGTCGGTGATGTGGCAGTGCCAGACGTAAACACCGTTGCCTTCGTTTGGGGTGAAGTCGAAAGCGCCTACACCCCCGGCGGGTATATCCTGCGGCGCCCAGCGGGTGACGATTCGGGTCACCTCTCCCGGGTTCATGATAACCGTGTCCTTCCAGCCAGCCTCATGGGCCAGCGGCGGCAACGGTACACCGAGAAGATACGGAGCAACGTCGGGATTACCACCCAGTATCCAGTTTCCATTGATATCAACCCCCGAAGCCGGGTCGGAACCATCATACGGCAACGGCGGCCCGTATCCGGGCATGAACATACCGCCGGGGAAGCTCATGTCATAGGCAGCCATGAAGGCGGCCATATCGAAAGGCTGCCGGTTGATGAGCTGGAACTGAATGGCATGGAGGTGGATGGGGTGGGAGTCCATGGTCAGGTTGGCTATCTCCCAAACCTCGGTATCGCCCTCGACGGGCAGCTCGGTGAGGTAGTTGGTAAAAGGCGCAGGCCCAACCGGGGTAGAGCCGGGTATGGGTGTCATATCCATTCTATGACCGCCCCACTTAGAGTTGTTGACCAACGCCTCAAGCGGCCCGCCGGCACCGACAATCTCGTTCAGGGTCATGAAGCGTGTCTTGGAAGGAATCACGTTCAAGGTGCCGGTTGCCGGGTTAGCCAGTCGTACCATCGGTGGACGCAGGGGGATTGCGCTGGCCGGATCGTAGCTGTTGTCCGCAGCTGCCCCAGCCGGAGCTACCACGCGGAATTGCATGATGCGACCGGTGGTGCTGGCTTTAGGATTGCCTTCCACAGTGGGAGCGGTGTTACGAAGGATCAAGTTTGTACCTGGCGCCACTCCCGCAAAGTCGATGATGACCTCGTAGCGCTCTCCCGGCTTTATCGGTAGGCTCTTGGCAAGCCCTGCCATCACCTGCTGGCCGGTAGCGTTGGGATTTATCTCCACAGGAACATCTAGATAGCCACCATCAGTAGCGATAACCCACATCCGAGGGCCTTTAATTCCTGAAGCCGAATCCTGGAGATACATATCGTACATCCGCGAGTTCGAACCATTTACGATGTAGAAGCGGTAACGCCTCGGCTCAACCTCAAGGTACGGCCAGACCTTGCCATTGACGATGATGGTGTCACCGACGAACTCAGGTACCCAGAATGGGTGCTCAGGATTGACGCCAACAGTGGGGAAGAAGAGCTGACCATTGGTATCGAACATCCGGTCCTGGATCACGAGCGGGATCAGGAAGTTGTCAGTATCGCTAACCGTATTGCCTAAACCTGTCGT includes:
- a CDS encoding HPP family protein; protein product: MRTGLRGFELMELIDPHFKKNPRPYIIQSLLGLGVFFLVLLLVERMTQVVIVAALGASGFIVFSMPHSITARPRRLIGGHAVGLVSGTACHLLFSGQLTGLIEGSTLVTAFGLAVTFALAMFLMAATNTEHPPAAATSIGLFIAGWSWGTILFVLLFAVLLAVIHYLLRRYLVDLF
- the ruvX gene encoding Holliday junction resolvase RuvX, whose amino-acid sequence is MLERVIGLDVGDKWVGVSLSDPMGIIARPLTILERRDEITDAEAVVKLIDEHRASKVIVGLPRMLTGVVGTQAERVQQFAQRLASLTDSPILFQDERFSTAGAKEIMKANRKKKKGFYSKERDDAVAAAVILQDWLDENRPPGI
- the alaS gene encoding alanine--tRNA ligase; translation: MPMTGDELRQLFLEYFAEKGHKIMPSASLIPHGDPTLLLTTAGMVQFKPYFLGREKPPAVRLTTTQKCFRTTDIDSVGDSSHLTFFEMLGNFSVGDYFKKEAIDFAWEFVTERLKIPKERLWVTVYLDDDEAIRFWLDKGVPAERIVRLGEKDNFWGPAGDSGPCGPCSEIHYDFGEEAGCDDPACGPACKCGRFCEIWNLVFMQFNQDTAGARTPLPRPNIDTGMGLERLTAIMQGKSTVYQTDRFDYLLGRVAEVSGKKYGGNGETDRAMRIIAEHSRGITFLIADGVIPSNEGRGYVLRRLLRRAALFGRMIGLKQPFMVPLIEAVIEHMGKVYPELTSRRDFIIELVAREESRFAETLFTGMQLLEDMMAGDESRLRRKVTGEQAFKLYDTYGFPLDLTVEIAAQHGFEVDSEGFNYEMARQREKARAGAKFVLDKESHGGHVFGATCFTGYDRLSQYGTVDGLIKNNDQVDSLSEGEQGGIILDKTAFYAEMGGQVGDIGEITVGDNTFVVTSAMPLSPGVTVHQGYVSRGIIRMGDEAMSRVNGPRRYDIARNHTATHLLQAALRDVLGEHVQQRGSIVTPDRLRFDFSHLKGVSPEEIVRVEDLVNERIRENHPVSATETGYQDALKQGVTALFGEKYGEKVRVLSIGANKPVSAELCGGTHIKSTGEIGLFKVVSESSVGAGLRRIEAVTGRGAEAYLRDHFKSFNEKIAHLQAEIDAEKSAITGLQRDLAKKDALSLIGSARDVVGGKLLVASVAEANMDTLRDMTDVLREKLGSAVIVLGSVWADKPVFLAAVTPDMVDKGYHAGNIIKRLSQIAGGGGGGKPNLAQGGGRDKEQLQTALAAVSEFIR
- a CDS encoding UTP--glucose-1-phosphate uridylyltransferase, giving the protein MTHVKKAVIVAAGAGTRFLPITKSVPKEMLPLLSKPLIHYNVEEITSSGIKDIVFIIARGKEAIVDYFTPAPALETFLVAKGDAANLRQIRALPKMAHFSSVYQSAPLGLGHAVGTAKDAVGDEPFAVILPDDIVDSEVPVLKQMLEVYKKHPGNILLVEKCLPEHTCRYGIIDAETVAPGVYKVKDLVEKPKSEDAPSNLGIVGRYILMPEIFDAIAATKPGKGGEIQLTDAIRIILETQPVYACEFEGTRYDTGNPEGWLKANVAWAAKGK
- a CDS encoding ROK family protein, yielding MNKSGTVLVADLGGTKVLAGTVGPDGCLRHRVKRESEGAGSLDAILGRLCGALDEVLGAAAEPPVAVALAVAGAIDLKRGVVTNSPNLTATNHTSLRDMLAERYHLPAVMINDASSAALAEHRLGAGRGTRHMIFLTVSTGVGGGIIIDGKLYQGADGSAGEFGHTTIDMNGPPDTCGSFGCLEQNASGTAIAREATRLLSEGRRSSLGRILLENDVLTAEDVAGAASDGDDLAREVFNEAMRRLGIGVANIVNIFNPEMIVIGGGVSQTGDMLFEPVRRFVAEHAFKLPAGRVKIVPAALGVEAGAIGAALYAREELNL
- a CDS encoding multicopper oxidase domain-containing protein, which produces MRRAGITAAGAGGLLLAESTLMRGVALFAAKPQPAGQVQLKSNKIPQFVDPLPRLSIAGGTMETVLADTGEVVLNQHTFRANIMPSTFVPANGQPYDGTWTFGYRVGPTGAPGAAVDTNVGPVIVAKRGVPTQVRYVNNLYADANTIAWHDWTDQTLHSAFHQAFNMGMPIGADANTHYMGPVLTVPHLHGGEVPALIDGGPEQWFASDIPGTLPITMNHGPAYYTHPGVAAAANECVFRYPNTQEAAPLWFHDHLLGGTRLNATFGGLAGAYALIDTGLALPNGLTPVGLDTTGLGNTVSDTDNFLIPLVIQDRMFDTNGQLFFPTVGVNPEHPFWVPEFVGDTIIVNGKVWPYLEVEPRRYRFYIVNGSNSRMYDMYLQDSASGIKGPRMWVIATDGGYLDVPVEINPNATGQQVMAGLAKSLPIKPGERYEVIIDFAGVAPGTNLILRNTAPTVEGNPKASTTGRIMQFRVVAPAGAAADNSYDPASAIPLRPPMVRLANPATGTLNVIPSKTRFMTLNEIVGAGGPLEALVNNSKWGGHRMDMTPIPGSTPVGPAPFTNYLTELPVEGDTEVWEIANLTMDSHPIHLHAIQFQLINRQPFDMAAFMAAYDMSFPGGMFMPGYGPPLPYDGSDPASGVDINGNWILGGNPDVAPYLLGVPLPPLAHEAGWKDTVIMNPGEVTRIVTRWAPQDIPAGGVGAFDFTPNEGNGVYVWHCHITDHEDNEMMRPDWIESDPATLRSYIQGTDY